One window of Cydia strobilella chromosome 10, ilCydStro3.1, whole genome shotgun sequence genomic DNA carries:
- the LOC134744635 gene encoding activator of 90 kDa heat shock protein ATPase homolog 1 translates to MAKWGEGDPRWIVEERPDATNVNNWHWTEKNAGPWSKERLKELLNNLKIAQNGVDCKITEMEKIDGEASANNRKGKLIFFYEWDIKLKWEGRISGGSEVTKGEMHIPNLSEENDVSEVDMTVTIKGSGEEAQRVKAFMHNVGKKEIRKQLEEYIRSLKEEFSKGLILPKKGESSVKPDNVSTITSGFNKKINMEPIIAPKKAIGCKLDTKSLELSEKFQCRGQEFYDALTRIEMVTAFTQGHVKMEVEKGGKFALFGGNITGEFRELVPGKKITQYWRYKQWPDQHFSEVTINIDEKDDHTLVTVKQDLVPAAEVDQTRENWKRYYFESMKRAFGFGAFL, encoded by the exons ATGGCTAAATGGGGAGAAGGAGACCCTCGGTGGATCGTGGAGGAGCGGCCCGACGCCACAAACGTCAACAACTGGCACTGGACGGAAAAGAACGCTGGTCCATGGTCGAAGGAACGCCTAAAAGAGTTGCtgaacaatttaaaaatagccCAAAATGGTGTAGATTGTAAGATTACCGAGATGGAGAAGATTGATGGTGAGGCCTCGGCGAATAATAGAAAAGGAAAGCTGATATTCTTTTACGAGTGGGACATTAAGTTGAAGTGGGAAGGCCGCATTTCAGGAGGCAGTGAGGTGACCAAGGGGGAAATGCATATTCCCAACCTGTCGGAGGAAAACGACGTTAGCGAGGTGGAT ATGACAGTCACAATAAAAGGCAGTGGTGAGGAAGCCCAAAGAGTGAAGGCATTCATGCACAATGTCGGCAAGAAAGAAATCCGGAAACAGCTCGAAGAGTACATTCGGAGCCTCAAAGAGGAATTTTCAAAAGGCCTCATCCTCCCCAAGAAAGGAGAATCCTCCGTCAAGCCTGACAATGTCTCAACAATAACAAGcggttttaacaaaaaaatcaacATGGAACCTATAATCGCACCTAAGAAAGCAATCGGTTGCAAATTAGACACAAAAAGTCTAGAACTTTCAGAGAAATTCCAATGCAGAGGACAAGAGTTTTACGATGCTTTGACTAGAATAGAAATGGTGACAGCCTTCACGCAGGGCCATGTGAAAATGGAGGTGGAGAAGGGTGGGAAGTTTGCCCTGTTTGGGGGAAATATTACGGGGGAATTCAGGGAGTTGGTGCCAGGGAAGAAGATCACCCAGTATTGGAGATACAAGCAGTGGCCTGATCAGCACTTCTCGGAGGTTACCATCAATATTGATGAGAAG GACGACCACACACTAGTAACAGTGAAGCAGGATCTTGTACCAGCGGCCGAGGTAGACCAGACACGTGAGAACTGGAAGAGATACTACTTCGAGAGCATGAAGCGCGCCTTCGGCTTCGGCGCCTTCCTGTGA
- the LOC134744568 gene encoding uncharacterized protein LOC134744568 isoform X2 yields the protein MKILLLLFVLHTAFSDDFGKSYMKNARLCREWTCINDKLGLGDSLPARDQYRQVLKGILPEAWHGAVEPALEGCYVNRTRRYTNTCPGQALLQCTVEKLIESCPNAFWRKNDGCSNVSSLAGFKYMFSQGLYENLEANLSYEQRPPWFMKYYFNSKCCDLPELFNDTTLTECGFTHVMHYHRHSPVRVVTLDPEPSTDTEASTTKSAYSGDSLRVVSLPLPQVNDDSSEDPLDCCDMSGFIQPSWRSECAFHLKWDPQARLTIENQAVANTPVLTSARTAKPRLDVKVLPLSCAQETCVFRKLNVITEAGTVDVDAFSKMLNNLTMEHPSWSKAKARVVTKCLTRPITNYEADCEINKVLACTFDVLSENCPTVKKSDPCKHSSTATNDIVCQISSAKGLFNRHQFCDIPRLIKYDTVLQECGVSSISRLEYSTHVIPVVKKHEPVAGCNKLTESTTCLLSKMGSLNKYKFMDYFKMKANVNDFTSTHTEWFALHDAYISAFLSMPMYRNHCSSPKRLLNLIDAMLMTCPLSARKSSPKCYKMLNEISHSSVVNQNTTKALTEQMLNQFHYIFFPPKSQQVVRKTKVAKKYDFGILDTGNVPPVRIMDVNPTARPIKVLLPVYQQMHSNFGPLNLHVRRDSVLRGGPGLP from the exons ATGAAAatactgttattattatttgttttacacacg GCCTTCAGCGATGACTTCGGGAAATCTTATATGAAAAATGCACGACTG tgTCGAGAATGGACGTGCATCAACGACAAACTCGGACTAGGCGATTCCCTGCCTGCACGAGACCAATACCGCCAAGTTCTGAAAG GAATATTGCCTGAAGCATGGCATGGCGCGGTCGAGCCCGCCCTCGAAGGATGCTACGTCAACCGTACGCGGCGTTACACAAATACCTGCCCCGGGCAAGCACTCTTACAATGCACTGTGGAAAAGTTGATTGAG AGTTGTCCAAACGCGTTTTGGAGAAAGAATGACGGCTGCTCAAACGTTTCATCGCTTGCTGGTTTCAAATATATGTTTTCGCAAGG CTTGTACGAAAACCTAGAAGCGAATTTATCATACGAACAACGCCCGCCGTGGTTTATGAAATAC TACTTCAACTCGAAATGCTGCGACCTGCCAGAATTATTCAACGATACAACACTCACCGAATGCGGATTCACACACGTCATGCACTATCACAGACACAGTCCCGTCCGTGTGGTCACCCTAGATCCG gaaccgAGTACTGACACAGAGGCTTCAACTACGAAATCTGCATACTCCGGTGATTCATTACGTGTAGTGAGTCTACCTCTTCCACAAGTTAACGATGAT TCTTCCGAGGACCCACTGGATTGCTGCGATATGTCTGGATTCATTCAACCATCATGGCGGTCAGAATGCGCCTTCCATTTAAAGTGGGATCCCCAAGCGCGACTAACCATCGAGAATCAAGCAGTTGCCAACACACCTGTACTGACAAGTGCTAGAACAGCTAAACCTAGGCTGGATGTGAAAGTTCTGCCGTTGTCT TGCGCCCAAGAAACATGCGTTTTCCGCAAACTCAACGTCATCACCGAAGCAGGCACCGTCGACGTGGACGCTTTTTCAAAAATGCTTAACAATCTGACTATGGAACACCCATCGTGGTCCAAAGCTAAAGCTAGGGTGGTCACTAAGTGTCTGACTAGGCCGATAACGAATTATGAGGCAGACTGTGAGATAAACAAGGTTTTGGCTTGCACTTTTGATGTTTTGTCTGAG aATTGTCCTACTGTGAAGAAGAGCGACCCCTGTAAGCATTCAAGCACTGCAACTAACGACATTGTTTGCCAAATCAGTTCAGCCAAAGGCCTATTT AACCGTCACCAGTTCTGTGACATTCCCAGGCTAATCAAATACGACACAGTACTACAAGAGTGTGGCGTGAGCTCCATCAGTCGTCTGGAGTATTCCACGCACGTGATACCCGTTGTGAAGAAACATGAGCCAGTGGCCGGG TGCAATAAACTAACCGAGTCCACAACCTGCCTGCTTTCCAAAATGGGTTCTCTCAACAAATACAAATTCATGGACTACTTCAAGATGAAAGCCAACGTAAACGACTTTACAAGCACTCATACTGAATGGTTCGCCTTACATGATGCGTATATAAGCGCATTCCTTAGTATGCCCATGTATAGGAACCATTGCAGCTCGCCTAAGAGGCTGTTGAACTTGATCGACGCTATGTTGATG aCTTGCCCGTTATCGGCCCGCAAATCATCACCGAAATGCTACAAAATGCTTAACGAAATCTCCCACTCATCGGTGGTAAATCAAAATACAACGAAGGCACTAACGGAACAAATGCTTAACCAATTCCATTACATCTTCTTCCCCCCAAAGTCCCAACAAGTTGTTAGAAAAACTAAAGTTGCTAAAAAGTACGACTTTGGCATCTTAGATACTGGCAATGTGCCACCAGTTAGGATAATGGACGTGAATCCTACGGCTCGGCCGATTAAAGTTCTGTTGCCAGTCTATCAGCAGATGCATAGCAATTTTGGGCCTTTAAACCTACATGTACGACGTGATTCAGTTTTGAGAGGAGGCCCTGGGCTGCCTTGA
- the LOC134744568 gene encoding uncharacterized protein LOC134744568 isoform X1 → MKILLLLFVLHTAFSDDFGKSYMKNARLCREWTCINDKLGLGDSLPARDQYRQVLKGILPEAWHGAVEPALEGCYVNRTRRYTNTCPGQALLQCTVEKLIESCPNAFWRKNDGCSNVSSLAGFKYMFSQGLYENLEANLSYEQRPPWFMKYYFNSKCCDLPELFNDTTLTECGFTHVMHYHRHSPVRVVTLDPEPSTDTEASTTKSAYSGDSLRVVSLPLPQVNDDSSEDPLDCCDMSGFIQPSWRSECAFHLKWDPQARLTIENQAVANTPVLTSARTAKPRLDVKVLPLSCAQETCVFRKLNVITEAGTVDVDAFSKMLNNLTMEHPSWSKAKARVVTKCLTRPITNYEADCEINKVLACTFDVLSENCPTVKKSDPCKHSSTATNDIVCQISSAKGLFKNRHQFCDIPRLIKYDTVLQECGVSSISRLEYSTHVIPVVKKHEPVAGCNKLTESTTCLLSKMGSLNKYKFMDYFKMKANVNDFTSTHTEWFALHDAYISAFLSMPMYRNHCSSPKRLLNLIDAMLMTCPLSARKSSPKCYKMLNEISHSSVVNQNTTKALTEQMLNQFHYIFFPPKSQQVVRKTKVAKKYDFGILDTGNVPPVRIMDVNPTARPIKVLLPVYQQMHSNFGPLNLHVRRDSVLRGGPGLP, encoded by the exons ATGAAAatactgttattattatttgttttacacacg GCCTTCAGCGATGACTTCGGGAAATCTTATATGAAAAATGCACGACTG tgTCGAGAATGGACGTGCATCAACGACAAACTCGGACTAGGCGATTCCCTGCCTGCACGAGACCAATACCGCCAAGTTCTGAAAG GAATATTGCCTGAAGCATGGCATGGCGCGGTCGAGCCCGCCCTCGAAGGATGCTACGTCAACCGTACGCGGCGTTACACAAATACCTGCCCCGGGCAAGCACTCTTACAATGCACTGTGGAAAAGTTGATTGAG AGTTGTCCAAACGCGTTTTGGAGAAAGAATGACGGCTGCTCAAACGTTTCATCGCTTGCTGGTTTCAAATATATGTTTTCGCAAGG CTTGTACGAAAACCTAGAAGCGAATTTATCATACGAACAACGCCCGCCGTGGTTTATGAAATAC TACTTCAACTCGAAATGCTGCGACCTGCCAGAATTATTCAACGATACAACACTCACCGAATGCGGATTCACACACGTCATGCACTATCACAGACACAGTCCCGTCCGTGTGGTCACCCTAGATCCG gaaccgAGTACTGACACAGAGGCTTCAACTACGAAATCTGCATACTCCGGTGATTCATTACGTGTAGTGAGTCTACCTCTTCCACAAGTTAACGATGAT TCTTCCGAGGACCCACTGGATTGCTGCGATATGTCTGGATTCATTCAACCATCATGGCGGTCAGAATGCGCCTTCCATTTAAAGTGGGATCCCCAAGCGCGACTAACCATCGAGAATCAAGCAGTTGCCAACACACCTGTACTGACAAGTGCTAGAACAGCTAAACCTAGGCTGGATGTGAAAGTTCTGCCGTTGTCT TGCGCCCAAGAAACATGCGTTTTCCGCAAACTCAACGTCATCACCGAAGCAGGCACCGTCGACGTGGACGCTTTTTCAAAAATGCTTAACAATCTGACTATGGAACACCCATCGTGGTCCAAAGCTAAAGCTAGGGTGGTCACTAAGTGTCTGACTAGGCCGATAACGAATTATGAGGCAGACTGTGAGATAAACAAGGTTTTGGCTTGCACTTTTGATGTTTTGTCTGAG aATTGTCCTACTGTGAAGAAGAGCGACCCCTGTAAGCATTCAAGCACTGCAACTAACGACATTGTTTGCCAAATCAGTTCAGCCAAAGGCCTATTT AAGAACCGTCACCAGTTCTGTGACATTCCCAGGCTAATCAAATACGACACAGTACTACAAGAGTGTGGCGTGAGCTCCATCAGTCGTCTGGAGTATTCCACGCACGTGATACCCGTTGTGAAGAAACATGAGCCAGTGGCCGGG TGCAATAAACTAACCGAGTCCACAACCTGCCTGCTTTCCAAAATGGGTTCTCTCAACAAATACAAATTCATGGACTACTTCAAGATGAAAGCCAACGTAAACGACTTTACAAGCACTCATACTGAATGGTTCGCCTTACATGATGCGTATATAAGCGCATTCCTTAGTATGCCCATGTATAGGAACCATTGCAGCTCGCCTAAGAGGCTGTTGAACTTGATCGACGCTATGTTGATG aCTTGCCCGTTATCGGCCCGCAAATCATCACCGAAATGCTACAAAATGCTTAACGAAATCTCCCACTCATCGGTGGTAAATCAAAATACAACGAAGGCACTAACGGAACAAATGCTTAACCAATTCCATTACATCTTCTTCCCCCCAAAGTCCCAACAAGTTGTTAGAAAAACTAAAGTTGCTAAAAAGTACGACTTTGGCATCTTAGATACTGGCAATGTGCCACCAGTTAGGATAATGGACGTGAATCCTACGGCTCGGCCGATTAAAGTTCTGTTGCCAGTCTATCAGCAGATGCATAGCAATTTTGGGCCTTTAAACCTACATGTACGACGTGATTCAGTTTTGAGAGGAGGCCCTGGGCTGCCTTGA